The following proteins are encoded in a genomic region of Sparus aurata chromosome 23, fSpaAur1.1, whole genome shotgun sequence:
- the kcnj2b gene encoding inward rectifier potassium channel 2 — protein MGSVRSHRYSIVSSEEDGMKLAAIAVPNGYGNGNVNKPHTEHQHQSRFVRKDGHCNVQFINMSEKGQRYLADIFTTCVDIRWRWMLLIFCLSFLLSWLFFGLVFWVVALSYGDLENDTQMCVSNVDSFTAAFLFSVETQTTIGYGYRYVTEECPIAVFMVVFQSIVGCIIDAFIIGAVMAKMAKPKKRNETLVFSHFATVAMRDGKLCLMWRVGNLRKSHLVEAHVRAQLLKSRTTAEGEFIPLDQVDIDVGFDSGIDRIFLVSPITIVHEIDEDSPFYEMSKRELETSEFEIVVILEGMVEATAMTTQCRSSYVASEILWGHRFEPVLFEEKNYYKVDYSRFDNTYEVPSTPDCSARELAEKKSEASSSRNSFCYENEVALEKVEMEEEFEEEENREMRGVEVGALEDTITDVVSDSECNLDSLPLESRPLTAESEI, from the coding sequence ATGGGGAGTGTGCGAAGCCACCGTTACAGCATTGTGTCCTCTGAGGAAGACGGCATGAAGCTGGCCGCTATTGCCGTCCCGAACGGTTACGGAAATGGCAATGTAAACAAGCCGCACACAGAGCACCAACATCAGAGCCGCTTCGTCAGGAAGGACGGCCACTGCAATGTGCAGTTTATCAATATGAGTGAGAAAGGCCAGCGGTACCTGGCAGATATCTTCACCACCTGCGTGGACATCCGCTGGCGCTGGATGCTGCTCATCTTCTGCCTTTCTTTCCTGCTGTCGTGGCTGTTTTTTGGCTTAGTCTTCTGGGTAGTGGCCCTCTCGTACGGGGACTTAGAGAATGATACTCAGATGTGTGTTTCCAATGTGGACAGCTTCACCGCTGCATTCTTGTTCTCAGTGGAAACCCAAACCACTATTGGCTATGGGTACCGCTATGTGACAGAGGAGTGCCCCATTGCCGTCTTCATGGTTGTCTTCCAAAGCATTGTGGGCTGCATCATCGATGCTTTCATCATTGGCGCTGTCATGGCCAAGATGGCCAAGCCCAAAAAGAGGAATGAGACCTTGGTGTTCAGCCATTTTGCTACAGTGGCCATGAGGGACGGTAAACTTTGCCTGATGTGGCGTGTGGGGAACCTGAGGAAGAGTCACCTGGTGGAGGCCCACGTCAGGGCTCAGCTGCTCAAGTCGCGCACCACCGCCGAGGGTGAGTTCATCCCTCTGGATCAGGTAGACATTGACGTGGGCTTTGATAGCGGCATTGACAGAATCTTCCTGGTGTCTCCAATCACCATCGTGCATGAGATTGACGAGGACAGCCCCTTCTACGAGATGAGCAAACGGGAGTTGGAGACATCAGAGTTTGAGATCGTAGTGATTCTGGAGGGCATGGTCGAGGCTACAGCCATGACCACGCAGTGTCGGAGTTCCTACGTGGCCAGCGAGATCCTCTGGGGCCACCGCTTCGAGCCGGTGCTTTTTGAGGAAAAGAACTACTACAAAGTGGACTACTCTCGCTTCGACAACACGTACGAGGTGCCCAGCACGCCCGACTGTAGCGCCAGGGAACTAGCCGAGAAGAAGTCCGAGGCCTCCAGCTCGAGGAACTCCTTTTGTTACGAGAACGAGGTGGCTCTCGAGAAAGTCGAGATGGAGGAGGAGtttgaggaagaggagaatAGGGAGATGAGGGGTGTCGAGGTTGGTGCACTAGAGGACACAATCACAGATGTGGTGTCAGACTCTGAATGCAATCTGGACTCTTTGCCTTTGGAATCAAGGCCTTTGACAGCAGAATCAGAAATATGA
- the LOC115576347 gene encoding inward rectifier potassium channel 16-like encodes MMSSGRIEQVVIDTHYTTVHTLGKQDEPKRLRYMQKDGRFPVVFQKPPGDWSPYLMDIFTTLVEIRWRVMFLIFFLSYILSWLFFGLCYWLIAHVNGDVHNPDNNPCVENVRGFTGAFMFSMETQATIGYGFRGMTENCIVAIMVVTVQDIFSCLLDTIVIGIVIAKMASARKRAQTVGFSSCAVVNLRDGVLCLSWRLGDLRGNHILEGVARAQVVRYVKQPLGSIVMSYQDLDIQNRDIVLATPATIIHKLEPGSPLYSLGPEDLLEDNFELVVSFTYTGDSTGMLHQTRTSYSPADIHWGQRFQDMLKVGKKRYKVDYALFNVTTWVPVPLLSAEEFDRGRHPAEGGRSHSSRFPSVKRNGHISQGNHDTTEEVMQQTCL; translated from the coding sequence ATGATGAGCTCAGGAAGGATCGAGCAGGTCGTCATTGACACCCACTACACCACGGTCCACACACTGGGCAAGCAAGATGAGCCCAAGCGACTACGCTACATGCAGAAAGATGGCAGGTTCCCTGTGGTTTTCCAGAAGCCCCCTGGGGACTGGAGCCCCTACCTGATGGACATCTTCACCACTCTTGTGGAGATCCGCTGGAGGGTGATGttcctcatcttcttcctctcttacATCCTCTCCTGGCTCTTCTTCGGACTCTGTTATTGGCTCATTGCACATGTAAATGGAGACGTTCACAATCCAGATAACAACCCCTGCGTGGAGAACGTGCGAGGCTTTACCGGAGCCTTCATGTTCTCAATGGAGACCCAGGCAACTATCGGCTATGGCTTCAGGGGGATGACTGAGAACTGTATAGTGGCCATTATGGTGGTGACAGTTCAAGATATATTCAGCTGCCTCCTCGACACTATCGTGATTGGTATTGTTATTGCTAAAATGGCGTCTGCTCGTAAGAGAGCTCAGACGGTGGGTTTTAGCAGCTGTGCAGTGGTCAACCTGCGAGATGGGGTCCTGTGTCTGTCATGGCGACTTGGGGACTTAAGAGGCAATCACATCCTGGAGGGTGTTGCCAGGGCTCAGGTAGTCCGCTATGTGAAACAGCCACTAGGGTCGATTGTGATGTCGTACCAGGATCTGGACATCCAGAATCGAGACATCGTCCTCGCCACACCAGCCACCATTATTCACAAACTAGAGCCTGGCAGTCCTCTTTACAGCCTGGGCCCTGAAGACCTGCTGGAGGACAACTTTGAGCTGGTGGTGTCCTTCACCTACACCGGTGACTCCACAGGTATGCTCCACCAGACGCGAACCTCATATTCTCCAGCAGACATCCACTGGGGTCAGCGCTTCCAGGACATGCTGAAAGTGGGCAAGAAGCGCTACAAGGTGGACTATGCTTTGTTCAACGTGACCACGTGGGTGCCCGTGCCCCTGCTCAGCGCAGAGGAGTTTGACAGGGGGAGACATCCTGCTGAGGGCGGTCGGTCCCACAGTTCACGCTTTCCATCAGTCAAGAGGAACGGACACATTAGCCAGGGGAATCATGACACCACTGAAGAGGTGATGCAGCAAACCTGTTTGTAg
- the LOC115575244 gene encoding 5-hydroxytryptamine receptor 3B-like has translation MFEQAAQVTQSLRQCPAEGAKNLQQEHEFPTDSCSLTSTQSPRTRTRRLQGNQVGKRSAGPAAGSQTSGGNDQDQSECQGCGRAESVCKTRRCLAQMLIDKEYFSQPQSEGCLHLIQVPFMEYQTLSVDTKNLRLISRLQASLVWTDEELAWDTSVYPFEEVILPVSKIWTPELHVTNGIVTTMKHSSRDLLLSSNGTVKHNVIINAEIACAVNMFNYPFAADSCPVAIQAWTAEGCGTYLQLGQLKNVNGSQGDWKTENAFYDTRLNRDDRNFIMVQLRIKYLNPFITLFLPSILIVLADVISFALPLGGGERNCFKVTLVLSFTMFLVILNNELPGDGHCSPIIRTHFCICLVFLVFSMLVSMVLTGIAAEGCREALSLSCTKCSAPKCTANEEEKADEEAKADISVVPLDASEEHTRMLRKVVNFLEVLGAQQLKRERYQKIAKRIDEIFFWFYFIFGSIYFFAMTYVMVNYTCQVNHFDFWY, from the exons ATGTTTGAGCAAGCAGCCCAGGTCACCCAAAGCCTCAGGCAGTGCCCCGCTGAGGGAGCGAAGAACCTACAACAGGAGCACGAGTTTCCTACCG ACAGCTGCAGCCTGACTTCCACACAGAGTCCACGGACAAGGACAAGAAGGTTACAGGGCAATCAGGTGGGAAAAAGGTCAGCGGGGCCTGCAGCAGGGTCGCAGACGAGCGGGGGAAATGATCAAGATCAGAGTGAATGTCAAG GATGCGGACGTGCTGAATCCGTCTGCAAGACTCGCAGGTGTCTGGCTCAGATGCTGATCGACAAAGAATATTTTTCTCAGCCACAGAGCGAAGGCTGCCTCCATTTGATCCAAGTGCCGTTCATGGAGTACCAAACTCTGTCAGTT GACACAAAGAATCTCCGCCTCATCAGTCGTCTGCAAGCCTCACTC GTATGGACAGATGAGGAGCTTGCGTGGGACACGTCAGTTTATCCATTTGAGGAAGTGATCCTGCCGGTATCTAAAATCTGGACCCCAGAACTTCATGTGACGAACGG gATAGTAACAACCATGAAGCACAGCTCCCGTGATCTTCTGCTGTCCAGTAACGGCACAGTAAAGCACAACGTGATCATAAATGCTGAAATTGCCTGTGCGGTCAACATGTTCAACTATCCCTTCGCTGCTGACAGTTGTCCCGTCGCGATCCAGGCCTGGACCGCTGAAG GATGTGGCACTTATCTGCAATTGGGTCAATTGAAAAATGTTAACGGCAGCCAAGGAGACTGGAAAACCGAGAATGCGTTCTACGATACACGTTTGAACAGAGATGACCGAAATTTCATCATG GTGCAGTTGCGTATCAAGTACCTGAACCCCTTCATTACGTTATTCCTGCCCAGTATTCTGATCGTCTTGGCTGATGTTATCAGCTTCGCTCTGCCACTGGGAGGTGGTGAACGCAACTGCTTTAAGGTCACTCTGGTGCTCAGCTTCACCATGTTCCTCGTCATCCTCAACAATGAGCTCCCTGGAGACGGCCACTGCAGCCCGATTATTC gaaCCCACTTCTGTATTTGCCTGGTCTTCCTGGTGTTTAGCATGTTGGTGTCCATGGTGCTGACAGGGATTGCCGCAGAAGGTTGCAGGGAAGCACTTTCCCTCTCCTGTACTAAATGTTCAGCTCCCAAATGCACAGCAAACGAGGAGGAGAAAGCAGATGAAG AAGCCAAAGCGGACATTAGTGTTGTTCCGCTGGACGCCTCAGAGGAGCACACTCGAATGCTCAGAAAGGTGGTCAACTTCCTGGAGGTTcttggtgcacagcagctgaagagagagagatatcagAAGATCGCCAAAAGAATTGACGAGATATTTttctggttttatttcatttttggcaGCATATACTTTTTTGCCATGACTTACGTGATGGTAAATTATACATGTCAAGTTAACCATTTTGATTTCTGGTACTAA